One window of the Leptospira broomii serovar Hurstbridge str. 5399 genome contains the following:
- a CDS encoding DUF1304 domain-containing protein, whose product MIIAARIIAGIVGALHVWIFLMESVLWMRPAIHRRFGVSDIKTAEMMKSIFLNQGYYNLFLAIGVLYGAIFFQHHASFAPAIMLFSCLSVFGAGMVLLISKPSMARAAIIQGLPPLVAVVLLSVSICS is encoded by the coding sequence ATGATAATAGCCGCAAGGATTATTGCCGGAATCGTCGGCGCACTTCATGTGTGGATTTTTCTGATGGAAAGCGTTCTCTGGATGCGCCCGGCAATTCATAGACGCTTCGGTGTATCGGATATAAAGACAGCGGAGATGATGAAAAGTATTTTCCTAAACCAAGGTTATTATAATTTATTTCTCGCAATCGGGGTACTTTACGGTGCGATTTTTTTCCAGCACCATGCTAGCTTTGCTCCTGCAATCATGCTGTTCTCTTGTCTTTCCGTCTTCGGCGCAGGCATGGTGCTTTTGATATCCAAACCTTCGATGGCAAGAGCAGCAATCATTCAGGGCTTGCCGCCCTTGGTCGCAGTAGTGCTCTTAAGCGTTTCGATATGTAGCTGA
- a CDS encoding YciI family protein has translation MKYILMMQFPVIDWKTSNLGTWPPEDVKRNIDFLHRFNTDLRNSGELVSVEALVGPEEIKIIRAKKDGTPAITDGPFPESKEFLAGYWIVDVDSPERAYEIAASASAMPGKGGVPANIPIEVRAVMNVPNGDL, from the coding sequence ATGAAGTACATACTAATGATGCAATTCCCGGTTATAGACTGGAAAACAAGCAATTTGGGCACTTGGCCACCGGAAGATGTTAAGAGAAATATCGATTTTCTGCACCGTTTCAATACCGACCTCCGCAATTCGGGAGAATTGGTAAGCGTAGAGGCATTAGTGGGTCCGGAAGAAATAAAAATTATACGGGCAAAAAAGGATGGAACACCCGCAATCACGGACGGGCCATTCCCGGAATCGAAAGAGTTTCTAGCGGGCTATTGGATCGTCGATGTCGATAGTCCGGAACGCGCATATGAAATTGCAGCAAGCGCTTCGGCGATGCCGGGAAAAGGCGGAGTTCCTGCGAATATTCCTATCGAAGTGCGCGCAGTTATGAATGTTCCGAACGGCGATCTTTAA
- a CDS encoding GlxA family transcriptional regulator translates to MDVIILLIPDSPASVITGLFEFFEFAGIDMENRRKPRICRVRTAAMQSEPVQLHGSVQIKPDLIGRCEKVDLVIIPAIGPNVINVKRRCRLEIEWIKEMASRENRIASVCSGAFVLASTGLLDGLRATTHWVFAPLFRRMFPSVHLDVDRLVVDQGHFLTSGGSNAFYDLGLHVLEQSLGRDTALKCARHFLLDSDRISQTPFMVFAAQKHHDDSSVAEAQTILETEFASSISMETLARRVGLSPRTLKRRFKQATGDSLSTYLQRLRIEWARRRLEETGDSIEEISYAVGYENVGFFRLLFKRYTGSTPLEHRRKHSLKIFPANVPRSY, encoded by the coding sequence ATGGACGTGATTATCCTACTCATTCCGGACTCACCCGCTTCGGTTATTACCGGGTTATTCGAGTTCTTTGAATTTGCCGGTATCGACATGGAGAATCGACGTAAACCGAGGATTTGCAGGGTAAGAACCGCGGCCATGCAATCGGAACCGGTTCAGCTTCATGGTAGTGTTCAGATCAAACCGGATTTGATCGGAAGATGTGAAAAAGTCGATTTGGTTATTATTCCTGCAATTGGGCCGAACGTTATAAATGTTAAGCGAAGATGCAGACTAGAGATTGAATGGATTAAAGAAATGGCCTCGAGAGAGAACCGTATTGCGAGCGTTTGTTCGGGAGCCTTCGTACTAGCCTCGACCGGGTTGCTCGACGGACTCAGAGCGACTACTCATTGGGTGTTTGCTCCCCTTTTTCGACGAATGTTTCCGTCAGTACACCTGGATGTGGATAGATTGGTCGTAGATCAAGGTCACTTTCTAACTTCGGGAGGAAGTAACGCTTTCTACGATCTAGGTCTCCACGTGTTAGAACAGTCGCTTGGAAGAGATACAGCGCTTAAATGTGCAAGGCATTTCTTGCTCGACTCCGATAGAATTTCCCAAACACCTTTCATGGTATTTGCGGCTCAAAAGCATCACGACGACTCGTCTGTCGCCGAAGCGCAAACAATCTTAGAAACCGAATTCGCATCTTCGATTTCGATGGAGACTTTGGCACGCAGAGTCGGTTTGAGTCCTAGAACTCTGAAGCGAAGATTCAAACAAGCGACCGGAGACTCGCTATCTACGTATTTGCAACGTCTACGCATCGAATGGGCAAGACGTCGTCTCGAAGAGACCGGCGATTCGATCGAGGAAATTAGTTATGCTGTGGGTTATGAGAATGTCGGTTTTTTTCGCCTGCTATTTAAGCGATACACCGGGAGCACACCGCTCGAACATCGGCGAAAGCATTCTCTCAAGATTTTTCCGGCGAATGTCCCTCGATCCTATTAA
- a CDS encoding SDR family NAD(P)-dependent oxidoreductase: protein MDLANKTILITGANRGIGAALVRAFLKTDVKIIYAGYSASKAALHSVIQSIRWELKSKNIKVIGIFPGPIDTDMNKGFPIEKASSDSAAEEIVKGIEEDQEDIFPDTVSKNISGI, encoded by the coding sequence ATGGATCTTGCAAATAAAACAATTCTTATTACCGGCGCTAATCGCGGCATAGGCGCTGCCCTCGTTCGCGCCTTCTTGAAAACAGATGTAAAGATAATTTATGCAGGGTATTCCGCGTCGAAGGCTGCTTTGCATTCGGTCATTCAATCCATACGCTGGGAACTAAAATCTAAAAATATTAAGGTCATTGGAATATTCCCGGGTCCGATCGACACGGATATGAACAAGGGTTTCCCGATTGAAAAAGCGTCGTCAGATAGCGCTGCCGAAGAAATTGTTAAGGGCATTGAAGAGGACCAGGAAGATATTTTTCCGGATACTGTTTCTAAAAACATCTCCGGTATATAG
- a CDS encoding TOBE domain-containing protein — translation MKSWVRRELIFQLMKNKMQIDGNLWLKYNKANTLGKEKIDLLRAIDKCGSISKAAKEVGISYKTAWDSIDLINNLHKETLVEKSVGGASGGGAKLTAKAREIIQFYQIIEEEHKKFLNRLSERMDNPIELLNFLNRIAMKTSARNQFYGKVKSVQKGAVNSEIVISLKGDQEIIATITNHSVENLGLKIGIPVYALIKASFISISTDSISSLSSENKLFGRIFSISRGSVNDEIIVELPGGNKLVSIISSQATKLLNLEAEKEVHVFFNSSSVILAVE, via the coding sequence TTGAAATCTTGGGTCCGTAGAGAGTTAATATTCCAGCTAATGAAGAATAAGATGCAGATAGACGGAAATCTTTGGTTAAAGTATAACAAAGCGAATACTCTCGGTAAGGAAAAGATCGATTTGTTACGTGCCATCGATAAGTGCGGATCCATTTCCAAAGCTGCAAAGGAAGTCGGAATCAGTTATAAAACCGCCTGGGACTCCATCGATTTAATTAATAACCTACATAAGGAAACGCTTGTCGAAAAAAGTGTGGGAGGAGCGAGCGGAGGCGGTGCAAAATTGACCGCTAAGGCTCGTGAAATCATTCAATTTTATCAAATTATAGAGGAGGAGCATAAAAAATTTTTGAATCGATTGAGCGAAAGAATGGATAATCCTATAGAGTTACTAAATTTTTTAAACAGAATAGCAATGAAAACCAGTGCAAGAAATCAATTTTATGGAAAGGTAAAAAGCGTACAAAAAGGAGCGGTTAATTCGGAAATCGTAATTTCTTTAAAAGGAGATCAGGAAATTATCGCAACGATTACGAATCATAGTGTGGAAAATTTAGGATTAAAGATCGGTATCCCGGTTTATGCCCTTATTAAGGCCTCCTTTATCTCAATCTCAACGGATTCCATCTCCTCGCTTAGTTCAGAAAACAAATTGTTCGGAAGGATTTTTTCGATTTCCAGAGGTAGCGTAAACGATGAGATCATCGTTGAATTGCCGGGAGGAAATAAGTTAGTTTCTATTATTTCTAGCCAAGCTACAAAACTTTTGAATTTGGAAGCCGAAAAAGAGGTTCATGTATTCTTCAACTCATCCTCCGTAATTCTCGCAGTAGAATAA
- the modA gene encoding molybdate ABC transporter substrate-binding protein — protein MKFIKRITIFCILLLSFSVQAEKITVAAASDLKFAMDEIVTAFKKANLGSEVDVVYGSSGKFQTQIREGAPFDIYFSADINYPRELEKNGFASSEVVPYAIGRIVLWSANQDASKMTLNNLLDPKITRIAIANPKHAPYGKRAEEALHSAGLWEKVESKLVFGENIAQTAQFVQTGNAQVGIIALSLAISPELSGKGGYFLIPNNLHQPLEQGFIITKRASKNPLAKKFAEYVMEKFARSVMAKYGFALPNEASDK, from the coding sequence ATGAAGTTTATTAAACGAATAACAATCTTTTGCATATTGTTGCTATCGTTTTCCGTTCAGGCGGAAAAAATCACGGTCGCCGCCGCATCCGATCTCAAGTTTGCGATGGATGAGATCGTTACGGCCTTTAAAAAAGCCAATCTTGGAAGCGAAGTGGACGTTGTTTACGGCTCATCGGGCAAGTTTCAGACACAAATTCGAGAAGGCGCGCCCTTTGACATTTACTTTTCGGCGGATATCAATTACCCTCGAGAATTAGAGAAAAACGGTTTTGCTTCTTCCGAAGTAGTCCCTTACGCGATCGGCCGTATTGTACTTTGGAGCGCCAATCAAGATGCTTCGAAAATGACTTTGAACAATCTTCTCGACCCGAAAATCACGCGGATAGCCATAGCCAATCCTAAACACGCGCCTTACGGCAAGCGAGCGGAAGAAGCTCTTCATTCGGCGGGCTTATGGGAAAAAGTGGAATCGAAATTGGTATTCGGAGAGAATATCGCACAAACCGCGCAGTTCGTTCAAACCGGGAATGCGCAAGTGGGAATTATCGCTTTATCGTTAGCAATCAGTCCTGAACTATCAGGCAAAGGCGGATACTTTTTAATACCGAACAACCTCCACCAACCCTTAGAGCAAGGGTTTATAATTACGAAACGAGCGTCTAAGAATCCGCTGGCAAAGAAATTTGCAGAATATGTAATGGAAAAATTCGCGCGGAGCGTAATGGCGAAATACGGTTTTGCACTCCCTAACGAAGCCTCCGATAAATGA
- a CDS encoding RNA polymerase sigma factor has product MRKESHHSTPDNLLGELAPQVLGAVIRRFGDFSSAEDAVQEALLAAAIQWPLEGTPKNPRGWLIQVASRRMIDHIRSELARRRREEAWVLEEPFEESTIEFQESSDVRGQDDTLILLFMCCHPTLNPSSAIALTLRAVGGLTTAEIANAFLVPEATMAQRISRAKKRIKDSGIRFDLPTDQERSERLDSVLHVLYLIFNEGYASSIGSTLQRCDLSNEAIRLTRAVHNLLPNDGEVAGLLALMLLTDARRPARTGPAGELIPLAGQNRTLWDREAITEGIALISDTLSRGSIGAYQLQAAIAAVHDEAGRSEDTDWQQILALYGLLKRMSDNPMVTLNHAIAAAMVQGPNIGLELLATLDGDKRLAGHYRLDAVRGHLHKMAGNHQAAIEYYLAAAGRTTSVPERNYLNTQAAKLASLYGK; this is encoded by the coding sequence ATGAGGAAAGAATCCCACCATTCTACCCCTGACAATTTGCTCGGAGAACTTGCGCCCCAGGTTCTGGGCGCAGTGATCCGACGATTCGGGGATTTTTCCTCCGCTGAAGACGCGGTCCAGGAGGCTTTATTGGCCGCGGCTATACAATGGCCTTTGGAAGGAACGCCGAAAAATCCGCGCGGATGGTTGATCCAAGTCGCTTCCCGCCGAATGATCGATCATATACGAAGCGAACTTGCGCGAAGGAGACGAGAAGAAGCTTGGGTTTTGGAAGAACCTTTCGAAGAATCGACGATAGAATTCCAGGAGTCGTCGGACGTTAGAGGCCAAGACGACACATTGATATTATTGTTTATGTGCTGTCATCCGACACTCAATCCATCCTCCGCTATCGCTCTTACTTTACGTGCCGTCGGCGGTCTAACGACCGCAGAAATCGCTAATGCGTTTCTGGTTCCGGAGGCGACAATGGCTCAGCGAATTAGTCGGGCCAAGAAGCGGATTAAAGACTCGGGTATTCGATTCGATTTGCCTACGGATCAGGAAAGATCGGAACGTTTGGATTCCGTTTTGCACGTTCTATACTTAATCTTTAATGAAGGCTATGCTAGCAGTATCGGCTCCACCTTGCAGCGATGCGATCTCTCGAACGAAGCGATACGACTTACACGGGCCGTTCATAATCTTCTACCGAACGACGGCGAGGTCGCAGGCCTTCTTGCATTGATGCTCTTAACCGATGCCCGACGTCCCGCTCGCACCGGTCCGGCAGGTGAGTTGATTCCACTTGCCGGACAGAATCGAACTTTATGGGATCGAGAAGCAATCACGGAAGGAATCGCGCTGATAAGCGACACGCTTTCCCGCGGCTCGATCGGAGCCTATCAACTTCAGGCGGCTATCGCAGCCGTCCACGACGAAGCTGGACGCTCGGAAGATACCGATTGGCAACAAATCTTAGCTCTTTACGGCTTACTTAAGCGTATGTCCGATAATCCCATGGTTACCCTCAATCATGCGATCGCGGCGGCAATGGTCCAAGGGCCGAATATCGGTCTCGAATTATTGGCGACTTTAGACGGCGATAAGCGACTTGCCGGGCACTACAGACTAGATGCGGTTCGTGGACATTTGCACAAGATGGCGGGAAACCACCAGGCGGCAATTGAATATTATCTCGCGGCAGCAGGACGTACTACAAGCGTTCCGGAGCGGAACTATTTAAATACTCAGGCAGCAAAACTGGCGTCGCTGTATGGAAAATGA
- a CDS encoding alginate export family protein, translating to MLCKQLRKIEIVFARYLIVLLTILPNLLGAEESPQNIPASGTIEDGLRKNDNEVRPVSESTTPVPPKESLSGPALSADSIPVQETPYKSPMVGKMSGEYLRSLQLTPEQNKAVRSNKDLWFQEKYRAGFALRPRYESQFNPDFDKTTPDNKNVFTNQTQAYLIGDINKNLIFKITLEDIRQWGGSQFPSGTGDGRFGLAGNAGVTYNTATQKTVPASNPTSFREAFLDVRSLDESFRLRIGRQIVEFGDGRIVGARNFNQIGNSFDGLRFTAKRGIQSLDVFGFVISSQNNASGLVTANGTANNSIGDAYFVGTNYWIKFANWIGGDFYDFTLLKRAIVSPTAPLYDSELRSRQSDQLNTYGFRLTNRTQNNFLPEGVKWDWTIEAAWQGGSTGQKVGTSWLQSPGTTSINVNGQAIQNENQKYDAHFLALQSGYSPINPLRIGIQYVYASGDPNRNDSSVSTWNPLFGARRAAGGSIPWSGANLSGVVFWQNVKDYSINIKYDFGKLGTFTFVSHLYYKAKLQDGYYNNNGYVSGSTEDSSNQNSNNASATHLGKKIASEIDLIYQVTPYENLSVWTGIAFLHAGDAITNAKVNPLNSNPALQYTNQPNSTYFFLQTVFAI from the coding sequence ATGCTTTGTAAGCAGTTGAGGAAAATTGAAATCGTTTTTGCCCGCTATTTAATTGTATTGCTTACGATTTTGCCGAATTTACTCGGTGCCGAAGAATCGCCCCAAAATATACCTGCTTCCGGAACGATAGAAGATGGTCTTCGGAAAAATGATAATGAAGTGAGGCCGGTCTCGGAATCTACGACGCCTGTGCCGCCGAAAGAATCCTTATCCGGACCGGCATTATCAGCGGATTCGATTCCAGTGCAAGAAACTCCGTATAAAAGTCCGATGGTTGGAAAGATGTCGGGAGAATACTTGCGCTCTTTGCAATTGACTCCGGAGCAAAATAAAGCGGTTCGATCAAACAAAGATCTTTGGTTTCAGGAAAAGTACCGAGCTGGATTTGCTCTTAGGCCTAGATATGAATCTCAATTCAATCCCGATTTCGATAAGACCACTCCGGACAATAAGAACGTTTTTACGAACCAAACTCAGGCGTATCTAATCGGTGACATTAATAAAAATTTAATATTCAAAATAACTCTCGAAGATATCCGCCAATGGGGAGGAAGCCAATTCCCGAGCGGAACAGGCGACGGCAGATTCGGTTTAGCAGGGAATGCGGGAGTTACTTATAATACTGCCACCCAAAAAACGGTCCCGGCTTCGAATCCTACCTCCTTTAGAGAAGCGTTTTTGGACGTTCGCAGTTTGGACGAATCGTTCAGACTTCGAATCGGGCGACAAATTGTGGAATTCGGAGACGGAAGAATCGTCGGCGCAAGAAACTTTAACCAAATCGGAAACTCTTTCGACGGATTAAGATTCACTGCAAAGAGGGGTATTCAAAGTTTAGATGTTTTCGGTTTCGTGATAAGTTCTCAAAATAATGCAAGCGGATTAGTGACTGCGAACGGCACCGCGAACAATTCCATAGGTGATGCGTATTTTGTCGGAACGAATTATTGGATCAAATTTGCGAATTGGATCGGGGGCGATTTCTACGATTTCACTTTACTAAAAAGGGCAATAGTTAGTCCCACCGCCCCTTTATACGATTCGGAGTTACGATCTCGACAAAGCGATCAATTAAATACTTATGGATTTCGCTTAACCAATAGAACCCAAAATAATTTTTTGCCGGAAGGGGTTAAATGGGATTGGACGATAGAGGCAGCATGGCAGGGGGGATCGACCGGCCAGAAAGTCGGTACTTCTTGGTTACAAAGTCCCGGAACAACTAGTATTAATGTAAATGGACAAGCGATTCAAAATGAAAATCAAAAATACGACGCTCATTTTCTCGCTCTACAATCGGGATACTCCCCGATTAATCCGCTAAGAATCGGTATCCAATACGTTTATGCTTCGGGAGATCCTAATCGAAACGATTCTTCGGTTTCGACTTGGAATCCTCTATTCGGAGCGAGAAGAGCGGCAGGCGGTTCGATTCCTTGGTCGGGAGCTAATCTTTCCGGTGTCGTTTTCTGGCAGAACGTAAAAGATTATTCGATAAATATTAAATATGATTTCGGAAAATTGGGAACGTTCACCTTTGTATCTCATCTTTATTATAAAGCGAAACTTCAAGACGGTTACTATAATAATAACGGATATGTCTCGGGAAGTACGGAAGATTCGTCCAACCAAAACTCGAATAATGCCAGCGCTACTCACTTAGGAAAAAAAATAGCATCTGAAATCGATCTGATTTATCAGGTAACTCCGTACGAAAATCTTTCGGTCTGGACCGGAATCGCTTTCTTGCATGCAGGGGATGCGATTACGAATGCGAAAGTCAATCCTTTGAATTCAAACCCGGCATTGCAATACACGAATCAACCCAATTCGACGTATTTCTTTTTACAAACAGTCTTCGCAATTTAA
- a CDS encoding alpha/beta hydrolase, with amino-acid sequence MKNGNSSFKFILMNRKKVWIPAILLILVLALPVSGLWDASNQLLFPVWRGVTKDLSVCKEETAKYWGRECGNLRKSREFKFSEVKIGSVNGYELPGWLIVAAENGMAPANASILLVHGGGGDRREVTKYIRFFLNRKFDVLTFDLSCHGEAQCPVPGLTYGHRESRDVLGGYRYLADRYSKVYAMGSSVGAASILIAMPDMHKLSAVIAENPIFNFQRLIIESPAAPKFLPNWFKNLLVQLTMLRGKFDGLLSPANSIRLVKSIPIYFIQSKADIVNPFRHTQELAELYAGPKTLWFPEIGSHGAIWDVDATGYERRLEDFLKRVR; translated from the coding sequence ATGAAAAATGGAAACTCATCATTCAAATTTATACTTATGAACCGCAAGAAAGTATGGATACCCGCCATTTTGTTGATCCTAGTACTTGCTTTGCCGGTAAGCGGTCTTTGGGACGCGAGTAATCAACTGCTTTTTCCGGTTTGGAGAGGAGTAACTAAGGATTTGTCCGTCTGTAAGGAAGAAACCGCAAAATACTGGGGAAGAGAATGCGGTAACCTTCGAAAATCGCGTGAGTTCAAATTTAGCGAAGTCAAAATCGGATCGGTTAACGGTTACGAATTACCGGGTTGGCTAATCGTAGCGGCGGAAAATGGAATGGCTCCCGCGAATGCTAGTATCTTATTAGTTCACGGCGGCGGCGGCGACAGACGGGAAGTAACAAAATATATTCGGTTTTTTTTAAACCGTAAATTCGACGTTCTTACGTTTGATCTCTCTTGTCACGGTGAGGCACAATGTCCTGTACCCGGTTTGACATACGGGCATCGGGAATCGAGAGATGTACTCGGGGGCTATCGTTACCTCGCAGATAGATACTCGAAAGTTTATGCGATGGGTTCATCGGTAGGAGCCGCATCGATTCTGATCGCTATGCCTGATATGCACAAACTCTCCGCAGTGATTGCCGAGAATCCGATCTTCAATTTTCAAAGGTTGATTATCGAATCCCCGGCAGCACCAAAATTTCTTCCGAATTGGTTCAAGAATCTTCTCGTCCAACTTACGATGCTACGCGGGAAATTCGACGGATTACTGAGTCCCGCGAATTCCATTCGCCTCGTAAAATCGATACCGATTTACTTTATTCAAAGCAAAGCTGATATAGTGAATCCCTTTAGACATACTCAAGAACTTGCCGAACTGTATGCAGGACCCAAGACGCTTTGGTTTCCGGAAATCGGAAGTCACGGTGCGATATGGGATGTCGACGCGACCGGATATGAAAGAAGACTCGAGGATTTTTTAAAAAGAGTACGATAA
- the modB gene encoding molybdate ABC transporter permease subunit: protein MISLSDSDLQAIWLTVKLASVVTIILLFIGTPLAWWIARTKSSWKGPIGAVVSLPLVLPPSVLGFYLLYAMGPNGPIGYLTNQLGLGELPFTFWGLVIASVFYSLPFMVQPLQTAFEAIGDRPLEVAATLRASPLDAFLTVAVPLTFPGFMNACILSFAHTVGEFGVVLMIGGNLPGITRVASVQIYDYVEALEYLQARRLAVILLVFSFFALLALYILQPNSRKRV from the coding sequence ATGATTTCCCTTTCTGACAGCGATCTTCAGGCCATTTGGTTAACGGTAAAACTCGCTAGCGTAGTTACGATAATTCTTCTTTTTATAGGAACACCTTTGGCTTGGTGGATAGCCAGGACAAAGTCTTCCTGGAAGGGACCGATAGGAGCGGTCGTATCGTTGCCCTTGGTACTGCCTCCTTCTGTTCTAGGATTCTATTTATTATATGCAATGGGGCCAAACGGTCCGATCGGTTATCTCACTAATCAGCTTGGTCTCGGAGAATTGCCGTTTACTTTTTGGGGGCTTGTGATCGCCTCCGTCTTCTATTCGCTTCCGTTTATGGTTCAACCTTTACAGACGGCCTTCGAAGCAATCGGCGATCGTCCTCTGGAAGTTGCCGCTACGCTGCGCGCCTCCCCTTTGGATGCTTTTTTGACGGTCGCAGTACCCTTGACTTTTCCGGGGTTTATGAATGCTTGCATACTATCCTTTGCGCACACTGTCGGTGAATTCGGTGTGGTCTTAATGATAGGCGGAAATCTTCCGGGCATTACAAGGGTGGCTTCCGTTCAAATTTACGACTATGTTGAAGCGTTAGAATATCTTCAGGCACGTAGATTGGCGGTAATATTATTGGTATTTTCATTTTTCGCATTGTTGGCTCTCTATATCTTGCAGCCGAATTCCCGAAAGAGAGTATAA
- the modC gene encoding molybdenum ABC transporter ATP-binding protein, whose product MNEIVIRLLLDRERFTLDVDLNLPERGVTGLFGSSGSGKTTLLRCIAGLENSTRGFLSVGGTIWQDDNYSLPTYKRQLGYVFQEPSLFPHLSVSGNLSYGLKRTKGDRQINLNQTIELLGIEHLLERKTDNLSGGERQRVAIARALVTNPRLLLMDEPMASLDKKRKQEILPYLERLNRELKIPVLYVSHSLDEIARLADHIVVMEDGKVLATGPVSATLARADLAHRLSENIGVIIDATIGEIDVDWHLARLDFADGNLWILDREFRVGSRMKVRVFARDISIFREDSKEINTRNILNGKVEAIAESDHPGLLLIHLRVGQAIFIANITKLESKKVDIAVGKRIPFRVNTVTNLMDL is encoded by the coding sequence GTGAATGAAATCGTAATTCGCCTACTTCTCGATCGTGAACGATTTACGCTGGACGTAGATCTTAATTTACCTGAGCGAGGAGTCACAGGTCTTTTCGGTTCTTCCGGTTCCGGAAAGACGACATTACTCAGATGTATTGCAGGGTTAGAGAATTCGACACGAGGGTTCTTGAGCGTCGGTGGAACGATCTGGCAGGACGATAATTACTCATTACCGACCTACAAACGTCAACTCGGCTACGTATTCCAAGAACCCAGTTTATTCCCGCACCTATCAGTATCAGGCAATTTATCATACGGATTAAAACGAACCAAAGGCGATAGACAAATTAATCTGAATCAGACTATCGAGTTATTAGGAATCGAACATCTTCTGGAAAGAAAAACGGATAATCTGTCGGGTGGAGAACGCCAACGAGTTGCGATAGCACGAGCCCTAGTCACGAACCCCCGACTGCTGCTTATGGATGAGCCGATGGCTTCCTTGGACAAAAAAAGGAAACAGGAGATTTTACCGTATTTAGAAAGATTGAATAGAGAATTGAAAATTCCGGTCCTATACGTCAGTCATTCACTGGATGAGATCGCAAGGTTGGCGGATCATATTGTCGTAATGGAGGACGGCAAAGTGTTGGCAACCGGACCGGTTTCTGCAACTCTCGCGAGGGCCGACCTCGCTCATCGCCTTAGCGAAAATATAGGAGTAATCATAGATGCGACGATCGGGGAAATTGACGTAGACTGGCATTTGGCCCGATTGGATTTCGCTGACGGAAATCTTTGGATACTAGATCGCGAATTTCGCGTAGGTTCTCGAATGAAAGTAAGAGTATTTGCGCGAGATATAAGCATTTTTCGGGAAGATTCGAAAGAAATTAATACTCGTAATATTCTAAATGGAAAAGTCGAGGCGATTGCGGAAAGCGATCACCCGGGCTTATTACTTATACATCTTCGCGTGGGACAGGCGATCTTTATCGCCAATATCACTAAACTAGAATCGAAGAAAGTGGATATCGCAGTCGGGAAACGGATCCCGTTTCGGGTAAATACCGTGACTAACTTAATGGATCTCTGA
- a CDS encoding SRPBCC family protein: MKDKYLTKSITVDQTSKVAFDAINNVRAWWFGEIKGSTDKLGDEFTYRHEDVHYSKQKITDFVPDEKVVWLVLESSLNFVGNKKEWDGTEIIFEIKKKGDKTEVLFTHLGLVPDCECYSDCSNAWDHYINTSLRDLIAKSQEIV; encoded by the coding sequence ATGAAAGATAAATATTTAACCAAATCCATTACTGTGGATCAAACCTCCAAAGTTGCCTTTGACGCTATTAATAATGTTCGCGCCTGGTGGTTTGGAGAAATTAAGGGAAGCACGGATAAGTTAGGCGACGAGTTTACTTATCGCCATGAAGACGTGCATTACAGCAAACAAAAGATAACGGACTTCGTTCCGGACGAAAAAGTCGTATGGCTCGTGTTAGAAAGCTCCCTCAATTTTGTTGGAAACAAAAAAGAGTGGGATGGCACAGAAATTATTTTTGAAATCAAGAAAAAGGGAGATAAAACTGAAGTTCTTTTTACGCATCTAGGTTTAGTTCCCGACTGTGAATGTTATAGCGACTGTTCAAATGCTTGGGACCATTATATCAATACTAGCCTACGGGACTTAATTGCTAAGAGTCAAGAAATCGTATAG
- a CDS encoding putative quinol monooxygenase produces the protein MAFVRIGKFKAKPERVVEICLTYEKEAIPTIRKAEGNISAALLQEKTDPESFLAITVWQTEEDAATYERSGLAQEMVNKIRSGFAAPPTLVTYNAFGI, from the coding sequence ATGGCATTCGTTCGAATCGGTAAATTTAAAGCAAAGCCGGAAAGGGTAGTTGAGATATGTCTGACTTATGAAAAGGAAGCTATCCCAACGATTCGCAAAGCTGAAGGTAATATTAGCGCGGCGCTTCTGCAAGAAAAGACAGATCCCGAGAGCTTTTTGGCGATTACCGTTTGGCAGACCGAAGAAGATGCAGCGACGTACGAAAGAAGTGGCCTTGCCCAAGAAATGGTAAATAAAATCCGGTCGGGCTTTGCGGCTCCTCCTACGTTAGTGACATACAATGCCTTTGGAATTTGA